The Neurospora crassa OR74A linkage group IV, whole genome shotgun sequence genome has a segment encoding these proteins:
- the os-2 gene encoding mitogen-activated protein kinase: MAEFIRAQIFGTTFEITSRYSDLQPVGMGAFGLVCSAKDQLTNQNVAIKKIMKPFSTPVLAKRTYRELKLLKHLRHENVISLSDIFISPLEDIYFVTELLGTDLHRLLTSRPLEKQFIQYFLYQIMRGLKYVHSAGVVHRDLKPSNILVNENCDLKICDFGLARIQDPQMTGYVSTRYYRAPEIMLTWQKYDVEVDIWSAGCIFAEMLEGKPLFPGKDHVNQFSIITELLGTPPDDVINTIASENTLRFVKSLPKRERQPLKNKFKNADSSAVDLLERMLVFDPKKRITATEALSHEYLAPYHDPTDEPVAEEKFDWSFNDADLPVDTWKIMMYSEILDYHNVEASGQMMFQEDVPPQ, from the exons ATGGCCGAATTTATCCGCGCCCAGATCTTCGGAACTACCTTTGAGATCACCTCGAG GTATTCCGATCTCCAGCCTGTTGGCATGGGAGCCTTTGGTCTTGTCTG CTCCGCGAAAGACCAGCTCACCAACCAGAATGTCGCCATCAAGAAGATTATGAAGCCCTTCAGCACACCGGTCCTTGCCAAACGCACGTACCGTGAGCTGAAGCTTCTCAAGCACTTGAGGCACGAAAAC GTCATCTCTCTGAGCGATATCTTCATCTCTCCTCTCGAGGATATCTACTTTGTTACCGAGCTTCTCGGAACCGATCTTCACAGACTTCTTACGTCCAGGCCTCTTGAGAAGCAGTTTATCCAGTACTTCCTGTACCAGATTATG CGCGGTCTCAAATACGTTCACTCCGCCGGTGTTGTCCACCGTGACCTGAAGCCAAGTAACATCCTGGTCAACGAGAATTGCGACTTGAAGATTTGCGATTTCGGCCTTGCGCGTATCCAGGATCCTCAGATGACGGGCTACGTTTCTACTCGTTACTACCGCGCCCCCGAGATCATGCTCACTTGGCAAAAGTACGACGTCGAGGTCGATATCTGGAGTGCCGGCTGCATTTTCGCCGAGATGCTGGAGGGCAAGCCCCTCTTCCCTGGCAAGGACCATGTCAACCAgttctccatcatcaccgagCTTCTCGGCACTCCCCCAGACGATGTCATCAACACGATTGCTAGCGAGAAC ACCCTGAGATTCGTCAAGTCCCTTCCCAAGCGCGAGCGTCAGCCCCTGAAGAATAAGTTCAAGAACGCCGATTCATCAG CCGTCGATCTGCTCGAGCGCATGCTTGTCTTTGACCCTAAGAAGCGGATAACTGCCACCGAGGCCCTTTCACACGAGTACCTTGCTCCTTACCACGACCCCACCGACGAGCCGGTTGCCGAGGAGAAGTTCGATTGGAGTTTCAATGATGCTGATCTCCCGGTCGACACATGGAAGATCATGAT